In Lolium perenne isolate Kyuss_39 chromosome 5, Kyuss_2.0, whole genome shotgun sequence, the sequence GAGTTTTTTTTTTTACCTCAAGGTCATGAACACCCAACCCACCTTGATCTTTGGATGACatactatactccatttaaccagacgatatttctttttctcgctatctccttgccaaaagaatctcgatcgataataatcgagcttGTGTAGCACACATTTAGGCAAAAGCAAGAAACATATGACCATATTAGTAAGTATTGAATTAATGAGTACTAGTCTTCCTCCTAGGGATAAAAAAAATAACTTTTCAACTACTGAGATGCTTCTGAAGTCTTTCCTCCACTAGTTTTCATTCAGCAATTGTTAATCTTCGATAATGGATTGGGATCCCCAATTAACTAATAGGAAACTGACCTTGTCCAAAACCAAACAATTCCGCGTATGCGGCTACTGAATCCCACGTTGCGCAtaaaacaaaacaattcacttttatgaaagTTTATTTTGAGACCCGTCAATTGCTCAAAAGTTGTCAAGTGAGATTTCGTGCTTTTTCGAGATCATGTTTCATAAGTaaaattgtatcatcggcatattaaAGGATTGATAGGCCACCATCAAGATGTGGAATCACCCCTCCAAAGAATAGTCTGAAagcaattttattttatttttcgggTTGTGTTGGGGTGTCGGTGGGGTACAAACGAATGATTTGTCAGAAAGAAAAAACGAATTGTAAAATTAGAAAATGCCGATGATTTGCATCTGGCTTAGAATGAAAAGGCTAAAGCTTACAAGATGATCTTGGATCAACTCGTAGCTATGGATATCCTACGGCTGGCGGCTGACAAAAATTAAAAGTAAGCAAGTATAGCACAGATAACAATAATCCTACACTTATTATTACTTGGAAATTATTAACTCTTGCAATCCTgcatcggccggtgtcttcagttCTTACGCGCAATGGCCTTGTCCTGCGTCAAAAGTCGCTTACCGGCCTCTGCATCCTCCTCCATGGCGGGCGATATGGAGGCCGCCTTCCTCTCGGCCTCCTTTGCCTTGAGCCCCTGCAGCTTGGCGTGGTTGTAGTAGGCTACGCCGAGGAAGGCGATGGCGTAGCCGGCGAGGTTGACGGCCGTGACGGTGTCCTTGATGACGGTCCAGGAGAATGCGATGAGGAGCCAGTCCTTGACCACCCCTGCCACGTTCATGGTCAGCGCGGACGTCTTCCCCACCAGCAGGAACACCGCCAGGTTGAGCGCGAACGCGCAGAGGGAGTTGGTCCCGAACACGAGCAGGTCGGGGCTGACAGTATTTCCCGCGGCGCGCAGCCTGGGCAGCTCGACGACCGTCCACGGCACGGCGAGGAAGAGCAGGCAGCAGGGCGCGATGTAGTAGAGCGAGGTGATGGGGTTGAGCTTGATTCCCCTGGAGGTGAGCAGCATCTGGATGAGCACGAGGCGCGTGgcctcggcggcgacggcggcgagctGGAGCGTGACGCCGAAGACGTCGAAGCGCGCCTCCCCGagcgcggcgacggcgacgccCGCGGAGATGGCGAGCATGTTGAGCATGGAGGCCCTGCGGTAGGAGTCGGTGCGGAAGGCGACGGCGAGGGAGTAGACGGCGACGGGCATGAGCGCCTTGAGCATCTGGATGAAGGAGACGGAGAGGTAGATGTAGGCGGAGTTGGAGAACCAGAGGGACAGCGCGTACAGCGCGCCGATGGgcacgacggtggcgacgtagagggAGGATGTCATGGGCGGGTCGGCGGGGaggtcgacgaggcggaggaCGCGGACGAGCACGGCGGCGAGGGTGGCGCAGAAGGCCATGTGGATCATGGTGAGGGAGATGGGGAAGGGCCAGTCGTACATCTTGGGGTCCAGGATGTACTTGTTGTACACGATCACCGTGAAGCTCAGGCTGATCCACAGGGCCACGTACGCGTACGACAGCAGCACGGACGCCAGCACCGAAGTCGGTTGAGCCGTTGAGGACGACGGCGATGACTCGACGGCCATGGTGGCCGCGGGAGTCTTGGCGCTGCCATCGCCGCCCATTGGGACGAACAGGTGGAGGCGATGAGCTTTTGCTAGTGGTAGGGAAGGTGCCCAGCGGCCGTAGGGGAGAGCTTGATTTTGACTGGGAGACGCGCGGTTCGAAGTTTATTTAACACCGGCACAGATTTCGCTATCTTGGCGAAGCCGCGGGAGACGGAATCATGGAACCTTTGCGTGCATTGTGTTTCACTTACAGCAGACTTCACTTACAAGTGGCGACTTGTGAACGAATTAACTACGTCAACGAAATTGATCAGACTCACTTTGTTCGTTTTGTACGGAGgccaatatcaatttcctctcaaataTATAAATATGAATGCAATTTCTTTTTATACCATAACAATCGCATAGTTATAACATCTCAATCCTAAGTTCTTTTACTCAAATATAGCAGTAAAcacatatatactccctccgtcccaaagtaTGTTGCGTATATAACGTTTGACCTACTATATGGCAAAAAATTATTAAATCTAATGTGAAACGTAGATACAAAACTTCACTTTGACTAGATAGTATATGCAACATATTCTATAGAGGGAGTACATTGTCAAATTAGAGTAACACTAGAGAGTAGAGATCCTCCAATTCACCATTTCTCCCCAAAACAGCTCATAATCAACCCGCAAATCACTCCCTTTGTTTATGCCTCCAATTGGATTTAAGAGGGATAGGAATGGTTGGGAGACGAATAGCCTCCCGGATCTCACATACGAGAAGTTAGACCGTGTACTTATGGACTCAGATTGAGAACTAAATTCCCAATGATCATGGTACGGGCCCTACCACATATTGAAAGGTTGTCGGATCATGCTTCCATACTTTTAACCACCGGAACGCCTAGACCACCATGTAAACGTCAGTTTAAATTTGAACTTGGACGGTTGCACCGTGAGGATttctctgatttggttaaaaggGTATGGGAGAAGCATGTCGCTTGTCTAAGTCACATCTAAAGGTGGAATAACAAATTACGCGCTACGCGCCGATACCTTAGTGGATGGGCAAGACATATGACAGGGTTGCTCAAAATGAGAAGTTCCGCTTGTCACCGGTTATTGATGACATTGAAGCAATCGCAGAGACAAGACTGCTAATGACACGAGATATTGAGATGAAAAATCAATCCAATGCCCAGTTAGTCAGCCTCTTAcgcgaggaggaactcaaatgtTACCATCGATCAAAGGCTCTTTTCGTACTAGAAGGAGATTCGAATGCGAGGTACTTTCATAATGTCACAAATGGTAGAACATGAAGAAGCTCATTCATTCTCTTGTACAAGATGAGGGGACGATTGAAGGACACGAGCAGCTCAAATCTTATATTGCAAATTATTATAAAGGTTTGTTTGGGGACCCTGTGGAATTTAACTCTCGATGGATGAATCCCAGGTTGATGACATACCTCAAGTTTCCGATGAGGAAATGCTATCCTTACTTCCTACTATTCCGTGCAGGAGGTAAAGAGGGTGGTTTTCCTGATGAAACACATTAAACTGCCAGGTTCTGATAATTTTTCAAATGAATTTTATCAAAATTTCTGGAAGATTATCAAAGTTGACTTGCTGAAGATTTTCGGCGTTGTCCATGCCAGACAACCAGAGTTTTTTTGCCTATAGTGAGATAATTTTGTTGCAAAGGTTAATGGGGTAGAAAGAATCCGACAATATAGGACGATCTTCCTTCTTAATGTttgcttcaagattttcacgcaAGTTGCTACTATTAGGCTTAATTCTACGGTTGATCATGTAGTTCTCCCTACTCATACTGCCTTCAAGCAAGGAAGATATATCTTGGATGGATTTGTAACCTTGCATAAGACAGTCCATGAGTAACATCATAAGAAGATGAACAGCATCATCGTAAAGATCGACTTTGAAAAGACTATGATAAAAAAAAGTGGTCTTTTCTTCAGCAAACACTCAGAATGAAAAGTGTTTCTCATGAGTGGCAGTGTGGCACACGCTAATCCATAACTTTGTTTCTAAAGGAAGCGTTGCCATCAAAGTCAACAATGACATTGGTAGATACTTCGAGACGAAAAAGGGTTAAGACAAGGTGACCCATTATCACCCATGCTATTTAATATAGTGGTTGATATATCAGCTATGATTATCGAGTGA encodes:
- the LOC127304813 gene encoding probable sugar phosphate/phosphate translocator At5g25400, translating into MGGDGSAKTPAATMAVESSPSSSTAQPTSVLASVLLSYAYVALWISLSFTVIVYNKYILDPKMYDWPFPISLTMIHMAFCATLAAVLVRVLRLVDLPADPPMTSSLYVATVVPIGALYALSLWFSNSAYIYLSVSFIQMLKALMPVAVYSLAVAFRTDSYRRASMLNMLAISAGVAVAALGEARFDVFGVTLQLAAVAAEATRLVLIQMLLTSRGIKLNPITSLYYIAPCCLLFLAVPWTVVELPRLRAAGNTVSPDLLVFGTNSLCAFALNLAVFLLVGKTSALTMNVAGVVKDWLLIAFSWTVIKDTVTAVNLAGYAIAFLGVAYYNHAKLQGLKAKEAERKAASISPAMEEDAEAGKRLLTQDKAIARKN